One window of the Passer domesticus isolate bPasDom1 chromosome 14, bPasDom1.hap1, whole genome shotgun sequence genome contains the following:
- the RAMAC gene encoding RNA guanine-N7 methyltransferase activating subunit, which translates to MTSLADMPPNYETMFAHRFTSDDEEYQEYLKRPADPPPIVEEWRNRSGNQRNRDRFQDGRYFRGDRYNWQGDYRFNQRPDRGWGNNYQQHRQGQSYSSHYGQYGYNSYNPGPRYHPY; encoded by the exons ATGACTTCCTTGGCTGACATGCCCCCAAATTATGAGACGATGTTTGCTCATCGATTCACATCGGATGATGAAGAATACCAAGAATATCTAAAGCGCCCTGCAGACCCCCCTCCTATCGTTGAAGAATGGAGAAACAGATCTGGCAACCAGAGAAACAGAGATCG GTTTCAAGATGGCAGATATTTTAGAGGGGACAGATACAACTGGCAAGGTGACTACAGATTTAATCAGAGGCCAGATAGAGGCTGGGGTAACAACTACCAGCAGCACAGACAAGGACAATCCTACTCATCCCACTATGGACAATATGGCTACAATTCCTACAACCCAGGGCCTCGTTACCATCCCTACTGA
- the C14H15orf40 gene encoding UPF0235 protein C15orf40 homolog, with protein MPSLAGFLRVRAAPVRSGGAMPGKGKAAAKGPAEPGAAAGPVVAAGGGSVRVAVRAKPGARCSAVTDVTAEAVGVAIAAPPSEGEANAELCRYLAKVLEVKKSDVILEKGGKSRDKVVKISVSATPDEILEKLKKEASS; from the exons ATGCCGAGCCTCGCTGGGTTCCTGCGGGTGCGGGCGGCGCCGGTGCGGAGCGGCGGGGCCATGCCCGGGAAG GGAAAAGCAGCCGCCAAGGGCCCCGCGGAGCCGGGCGCCGCCGCGGGACCGGTGgtggcggcgggcggcggctccGTGAGGGTGGCCGTGCGCGCCAAGCCCGGCGCCCGCTGCAGCGCCGTCACAG ATGTGACGGCTGAGGCAGTAGGTGTAGCTATTGCTGCACCTCCATCGGAAGGGGAGGCAAATGCAGAGCTGTGTCGCTACCTCGCTAAGGTGCTTGAAGTGAAGAAGAGTGACGTTATTTTAGAGAAG GGGGGTAAATCACGTGACAAAGTGGTGAAGATTTCGGTATCAGCGACACCAGATGAGATtttagaaaaactgaaaaaagaagCTTCCAGTTGA
- the BTBD1 gene encoding BTB/POZ domain-containing protein 1, whose protein sequence is MAAAGGGPGAPAETPPATAAGVTAAEAGAVLQREPLYNWQATKGSLRERFAFLFSNELLSDVHFVVGKGSARGGGGAAPPGPGQQRIPAHRFVLAAGSAVFDAMFNGGMATTSAEIELPDVEPAAFLALLRFLYSDEVQIGPETVMTTLYTAKKYAVPALEAHCVDFLTKHLRADNAFMLLTQARLFDEPQLASLCLDTIDKSTMDAISAEGFTDIDIDTLCAVLERDTLSIRESRLFGAVVRWAEAECQRQQLAVTFENKQKVLGRALSLIRFPLMTIEEFAAGPAQSGILSDREVVNLFLHFTVNPKPKVDYIDRPRCCLRGKECSINRFQQVESRWGYSGTSDRIRFTVNRRISIVGFGLYGSIHGPTDYQVNIQIIDYEKNQTLGQNDTGFSCDGTASTFRVMFKEPIEILPTVCYTACATLKGPDSHYGTKGLKKVIHESPTASKTCFVFYSSPGNNNGTSIEDGQIPEIIFYT, encoded by the exons ATGGCGGCCGCGGGGGGCGGCCCGGGGGCGCCCGCGGAGACGCCGCCCGCCACCGCCGCGGGTGTCACCGCCGCCGAGGCCGGCGCGGTGCTGCAGCGGGAGCCGCTGTACAACTGGCAGGCCACCAAGGGTTCGCTGCGGGAGCGCTTCGCCTTCCTCTTCTCCAACGAGCTGCTCAGCGACGTGCACTTCGTggtgggcaagggcagcgcccgcggcggcggcggggcagcgCCCCCCGGGCCCGGGCAGCAGCGCATCCCCGCCCACCGGTTCGTGCTGGCGGCCGGCAGCGCCGTGTTCGACGCGATGTTCAACGGCGGCATGGCCACCACCTCGGCCGAGATCGAGCTGCCCGACGTGGAGCCCGCCGCCTTCCTGGCGCTCCTCAG GTTTCTTTATTCAGATGAAGTTCAAATTGGTCCAGAAACAGTCATGACTACTTTATACACTGCTAAAAAGTATGCAGTCCCTGCCCTGGAAGCACATTGTGTGGATTTCCTAACAAAGCATCTCCGAGCAGATAATGCCTTTATGCTGCTTACTCAA GCTCGTTTGTTTGATGAACCTCAGCTTGCTAGTTTGTGTCTCGACACAATAGACAAGAGCACTATGGATGCCATAAGTGCAGAAGGCTTTACAGATATCGACATAG ACACATTATGTGCAGTTCTAGAAAGGGACACTCTCAGTATTCGGGAAAGCAGGCTCTTTGGAGCTGTTGTTCGCTGGGCAGAAGCAGAATGTCAAAGACAACAACTGGCTGTGACATTCGAGAACAAACAGAAAGTCCTTGGAAGAGCTCTTTCCTTAATCCGTTTTCCATTAATGACTATTGAAGAGTTTGCAGCAG GCCCTGCTCAATCTGGAATCTTGTCGGATAGGGAAGTAGTAAATCTCTTTCTGCACTTTACTGTCAATCCTAAACCTAAAGTAGATTATATTGACCGACCAAGGTGTTGCCTTAGAGGAAAGGAATGCAGCATTAACAGGTTCCAGCAGGTGGAGAGTCGCTGGGGCTACAGCGGGACAAGCGACCGCATCAG GTTCACAGTTAACAGAAGAATTTCCATAGTGGGATTTGGATTATATGGATCTATTCATGGACCCACAGACTATCAAGTTAATATACAG ATCATTGATTATGAGAAGAATCAGACGCTGGGACAGAACGACACTGGATTTAGCTGTGATGGAACAGCCAGTACCTTCAGAGTTATGTTCAAGGAGCCCATTGAGATCCTGCCCACGGTTTGCTACACAGCTTGTGCAACCTTGAAA GGTCCTGATTCCCACTATGGAACAAAAGGTTTGAAGAAAGTGATCCACGAATCTCCTACCGCTAGCAAAACATGCTTTGTCTTTTATAGTTCACCAGGTAACAACAATGGTACATCAATAGAAGATGGACAGATaccagaaataatattttatactTAG